In Taeniopygia guttata chromosome 7, bTaeGut7.mat, whole genome shotgun sequence, a single window of DNA contains:
- the ACKR3 gene encoding atypical chemokine receptor 3, protein MSALDLTSILDFLETANLTEINWTCNNGECITVDATTCPGTLNKSALLYTLSFFYIFIFVIGLVANSVVVWVNLQAKMTGYETHLYIFNLAIADLCVVITLPVWVVSLVQHNQWHMGEITCKITHLIFSINLYSSIFFLACMSVDRYLSVAYFTNSSSRKKKIIRRCICILVWLLAFSASLPDTYYLKTVSSNNETYCRPVYPEESFKEWLIGMELISVVLGFLIPFPIIAVFYFLLAKSISTSSDQERKSNGKIIFSYVVVFLVCWLPYHVAVLLDIFYSLHFIPFSCQMENFLYATLHITQCFSLVHCCVNPILYSFINRNYRYELMKAFIFKYSAKTGLTKLIDASRVSEAEYSALEQNAK, encoded by the coding sequence ATGAGCGCGCTTGACTTGACTTCCATCCTGGATTTCCTGGAGACGGCCAACTTGACGGAGATCAACTGGACGTGCAACAACGGCGAGTGCATCACGGTGGATGCGACAACATGCCCTGGCACGCTCAACAAGAGCGCCCTGCTCTACACGCTGTCCTTCTTCTACATCTTCATCTTCGTCATAGGCCTGGTGGCCAACTCAGTGGTGGTGTGGGTCAACCTCCAGGCCAAAATGACCGGCTATGAAACACACCTGTACATCTTCAACCTGGCCATCGCCGACCTGTGCGTCGTGATCACCCTGCCTGTGTGGGTCGTCTCGCTCGTCCAGCACAACCAGTGGCACATGGGGGAAATCACGTGCAAGATAACTCACCTGATATTTTCCATCAACTTGTACAGCAGCATCTTCTTCCTGGCGTGCATGAGCGTGGACCGCTACCTCTCGGTCGCCTATTTCACCAACTCCAGCAGCCGCAAGAAGAAGATCATCCGCCGCTGCATCTGCATCCTGGTGTGGCTCCTGGCCTTCTCCGCGTCCCTCCCGGACACTTATTACCTCAAGACGGTCTCTTCCAATAACGAGACCTACTGCAGGCCCGTTTACCCCGAAGAGAGCTTCAAGGAGTGGTTGATTGGCATGGAGCTCATCTCCGTGGTGCTGGGCTTCCTCATCCCCTTTCCCATCATCGCCGTGTTTTACTTCCTCCTTGCCAAGAGCATCTCCACCTCCAGCGACCAGGAGCGGAAAAGCAACGGGAAGATCATCTTCTCCTATGTCGTGGTGTTCCTGGTGTGCTGGCTGCCCTACCATGTGGCTGTCCTGCTGGACATCTTCTACAGCCTTCATTTCATCCCCTTCAGCTGCCAGATGGAGAACTTCCTCTACGCCACCCTCCACATCACTCAGTGTTTCTCCCTGGTCCACTGCTGCGTCAACCCCATCCTGTACAGCTTCATCAACCGCAACTACAGATACGAGCTCATGAAAGCCTTTATTTTCAAGTACTCTGCCAAAACTGGCCTCACTAAACTCATCGACGCCTCCAGAGTGTCAGAGGCAGAATACTCAGCTCTGGAGCAAAATGCCAAATGA